The window GGTGTGGTTCAGGCAGTGCATTGGCGTGTAGGGCAAAGTCGAGTGCATTCCACCAATGGCCCCACGTAAATTCTTGGACAACATGACTGGCCAAAATGGCATCGTCCCGGTGGTGGTCGTGGACACGGCGGAGAAGAAGACGCAATCTCCCAGCCTGCTTGACGCTGACGAGTTCCGGCGTCAGAGTCACCAGGTAGTTGACTTGATCACCGAGTACTATGACCGCATGGGCGACTACCCCGTGCACCCCAGCGTTACCCCTGGTTTCCTCCGCAACTTGCTCCCCCCGGACGCACCCTTCCGTCCGGAGCCGGACGCGTTCAGCTCCGCGCTCAAGGACGTCCGCGACATCATCCTCCCGGGCCTGACGCACTGGCAGAGCGCCCGCCACATGGCGCACTTCCCGGCGTCAAGCAGCACCATCGGCGCCCTAGGGGAGGCGCTCACCGCGGGCATCAACGTCGTCCCGTTCACATGGGCCGCCTCACCGGCCGCCACCGAGCTTGAAATGCTGGTCGTGGACTGGCTCGGAAAGGCGCTGCACCTGCCGGAGAGTCTCCTCTTCGCCGGTGGTGGCGGTGGAACTCTTCTTGGTACCTCTTGTGAGGCGATACTCTGCACTCTTGTGGCCGCGAGGGACCGGAAGCTCGCCGAGATCGGCGGGAACAGGATCTGCGACCTCGTCGTCTACTGCTCCGACCAGACACACTTCGCCTTCCGCAAGGCCGCACGCATTGCCGGCATCCTGCGTGACCACTGCCGCGCCATACCCACGTGCCACCACAACATGTTCGCTCTCCCGCCCACGGAACTGCAAGCGGCCATGCAGGCTGACGTGGAAGCCGGGCTGGTGCCACTTTTCTTGTGCGCGACGCTGGGGACGACCCAGACGACTGCCGTCGACCCCATCGGCGAGCTGTGCGCTGTCAGTGCACCACACGGCGTGTGGGTGCACGTGGACGCCGCCTACGGCGGCTCCGCGCTAGTCTGCCCGGAGTTCACCCACGTGATCGACGGCGTGGAGGCCGTCGACTCGTTCAGCATGAACGCCCACAAGTGGCTCCTCGCCAACAACGACTGCTGCGCCATGTGGGTGAAGAAGCCGAGGGTGCTGGTGGCGGCGCTCGGGCCGGAGCAGGATTTGATCCTCAAGGACGCGGCATCGGAGGGGCACAACGTGGTCGACTACATGGACTGGACCATAACGCTGACCCGCCGGTTCCGCGCGCTCAAGATGTGGCTCGTGCTCCGCTGCTACGGCATCCAAGGCCTGCGCAACCACATCCGCAATCACGTCCGCATGGCCGAGGCATTCGAGAAGATGGTCAAGGCCGACGAAAGGTTCGAGGTGGTGACGGACAGGAAGTTTGCGCTGGTGTGCTTCCGGCTCCGGTCACCGGACAAATTCGGCGGGGCCGACAAGCAGGCGGCCAACCAGCTCAACCGACGCCTCCTTGAGGAGGTGAACGCTGCCACCTCAGGCCCCTACATGAGCTCGGCAAACGTAGGTGGCATGTTCATACTAAGGTGTGCCATTGGAAGCACACTCACAGAGGACCACCACGTGAGCGATGCATGGAAGGTTGTGCAGGATCAGGCCACCATAATCCTTCGTCATTGAGATGGAGATTATCTGGAGCGTGCATACAACTTGGGTAAGTAAGGTAAATAAACATGCAGCTCTAAGTATAACTAAGCTACGTACTTGGTCCCAAATAATTTGATGGTGCATTGAATCATGAAAATTAATATATTGTACTTACTGAATCTTGATGGAGATGCTCAATGTATGTAATGATGTGATGTAGTATAAGCTACTAGCTGCATTCCCTGACGTGTGTACATGTTTTATTCGACCGTGCAAGCTGGAGATATTATTGTATTATATCATTACACTTTCCTGTTTGCAAAAACGGTTCGGATCTATTATAAGGACGCTACCATTAGCAAGAGTGCTAAGCTATAtcaaaaataataaacaattataaGGACGCTAATACGTACCGAACATGCTCCGAATAAGGACCCTACCGTGAACAGGCCCACAGGAGCGAAGAGCGAGCGTTCGTGCTGGTGCCATTCGGCCGTAAAGCTGGATTTGCACCTGACCTAAAATAGCTAAAACTAATGAGAAAAAATGTTTCCATCCTCATGAAAATAAATCAGGGAAATGTCTGCAAATTTCAAAAATCTAACAAGACACATAAACAACTTGCCAAAATATATATCATatttttttcccgcaaaaaatacTGCCACCAAACTAACAAAATTCATATATGTAGAACAAAAGACACGAATAACtcatagaaaaatagaaaacagctCATCCTTGTATATGGTCTACAAAAATACCATGTAATATGTTATAAAAAGTTGCCAACATGATGGTATAAAAGGTACCACTTATGTATGATCTTAATTAACATGTACTTAATATAAAGTATTTGTTTAAAGTTGTCATACGAAAAATTAGGATGCTACCATGAACATATACTTGTTACCAACACAAACTAAAAGAAATTATGGATCATATATTAATCCCAATAACCATCCAAGAATTCAAAGAATTTGCCATGCCGAAAGGAAGTATCATGTACAAAGCTGCCTTGCAAATTTCAGATAAATAAAACTACAAAATATTTTGATAAAAAATTGTCATCCTATATAACAGAAGACACGAACGCTTGATGCCatgataaagattgatatattttgTTTTGCTAATTTGCCATACCTGACTCCTCTTTTGTACTCCCAAGAGTACATACTCGCACTCTTAACGGATGAGGTTTAATGAGTGAAACGGGTATATACCTGATACCAGCGAGTAACAATCGTGCTAATTAGCAAAACAAAATAGCTAGTTTGTTTGCATGCGTAGCTACTCCCTAAAATAAAGGAGCGTGTAGGTGCTCATAGATTGCTTTAGGCGGATAAGGTTGTTAGCGTCTGGTTGTATTATATTCTCTCCTGATGAGCAGGTGTATGATACcttatcatttttattttttgggGTGTATCTACTACATATTTTGTGAGGAAGTATATACTTTATATTTTGTTTGAGTACATACAAAACATTTTTGTAGGAAGTATATACTTCATCTTTTATGAGAGTATATGTACAACTTTTTTTGAAGTATATACTTCATTTTTGAGAGAGTATATACAACAATTTTTTTGAGGAAGTATATACTTCTTCCTTTCTGAGAGTGTATATATGACTTGTTTTCTTGGAATTATATACTTCATTTTGCGAGAGATTATGTACAACAACATTTTTTAGGAAGTATATACTACATATTTTATGGGAGAGTAGACATGACATATTTCACGAGAAAGTTTATACGGCATCTTTTACACGACGTATATACTACATTATCTAAGCATAAACTACATGCATGAATAAATATACTACCTTTTCAAGTATATATTATGATCGTCATGCAAAGAAGTCGCATATATTATTCCTTCACGAGGAAGTATAAACTTCCGGTAATAACCAAATGAAGTTTGTCATACTCGTAAATTCAAAA is drawn from Triticum aestivum cultivar Chinese Spring unplaced genomic scaffold, IWGSC CS RefSeq v2.1 scaffold216339, whole genome shotgun sequence and contains these coding sequences:
- the LOC123176496 gene encoding tyrosine decarboxylase-like; the protein is MAPRKFLDNMTGQNGIVPVVVVDTAEKKTQSPSLLDADEFRRQSHQVVDLITEYYDRMGDYPVHPSVTPGFLRNLLPPDAPFRPEPDAFSSALKDVRDIILPGLTHWQSARHMAHFPASSSTIGALGEALTAGINVVPFTWAASPAATELEMLVVDWLGKALHLPESLLFAGGGGGTLLGTSCEAILCTLVAARDRKLAEIGGNRICDLVVYCSDQTHFAFRKAARIAGILRDHCRAIPTCHHNMFALPPTELQAAMQADVEAGLVPLFLCATLGTTQTTAVDPIGELCAVSAPHGVWVHVDAAYGGSALVCPEFTHVIDGVEAVDSFSMNAHKWLLANNDCCAMWVKKPRVLVAALGPEQDLILKDAASEGHNVVDYMDWTITLTRRFRALKMWLVLRCYGIQGLRNHIRNHVRMAEAFEKMVKADERFEVVTDRKFALVCFRLRSPDKFGGADKQAANQLNRRLLEEVNAATSGPYMSSANVGGMFILRCAIGSTLTEDHHVSDAWKVVQDQATIILRH